Proteins encoded by one window of Camelus bactrianus isolate YW-2024 breed Bactrian camel chromosome 9, ASM4877302v1, whole genome shotgun sequence:
- the POU2F2 gene encoding POU domain, class 2, transcription factor 2 isoform X14 — translation MTQLFPQPCGAGSMVHSSMGAPEIRMSKPLEAEKQGLDSPSEHTDTERNGPDTNHQNPQNKTSPFSVSPTGPSTKVGILSGLHLTFWGPGPCLSPPQIKAEDPTGDSAPAAPPPPQPAQPHLPQAQLMLTGSQLAGLTALMPAQQQLLLQQAQAQLLAAAVQQSSAAAAAAAASSTSSSSSSSSSSASSSTSQPPASSGGGDLPPPQPASQPPGTPQLTLSQPIQLTAQDIQQLLQLQQLVLVPGHHLQPPAQFLLPQAQQSQPGLLPTPNLFQLPQQTQGALLTSQPRAGLPTQAVTRPTLPDPHLSHPQPPKCLEPPSHPEEPSDLEELEQFARTFKQRRIKLGFTQGDVGLAMGKLYGNDFSQTTISRFEALNLSFKNMCKLKPLLEKWLNDAETMSVDSSLPSPNQLSSPSLGFDGLPGRRRKKRTSIETNVRFALEKSFLANQKPTSEEILLIAEQLHMEKEVIRVWFCNRRQKEKRINPCSAAPMLPSPGKPASYSPHLVTPQGGAGTLPLSQGSSSLSTTAQIPALKAATRLSACRA, via the exons ATGACACAGTTGTTCCCCCAGCCCTGCGGGGCGGGCAGCATGGTTCACTCCAGCATGGGGGCTCCAG AAATAAGAATGTCTAAGCCCCTGGAGGCCGAGAAGCAAGGTCTGGACTCCCCGTCAGAGCACACAG aCACTGAAAGAAATGGACCAGACACTAACCATCAG AACCCCCAGAATAAGACCTCCCCTTTCTCCGTGTCCCCGACTGGCCCCAGCACCAAG GTGGGCATTCTCTCTGGCCTCCACTTAACATTCTGGGGTCCCGGaccctgcctctctcctccccagatcAAGGCTGAAGACCCCACTGGTGACTCAGCCCCAGCAGCACCCCCGCCCCCCCAGCCAGCTCAACCACATCTGCCCCAGGCCCAACTCATGTTGACGGGCAGCCAGCTAGCCGGG CTCACGGCACTGATGCCAGCTCAGCAGCAGCTCCTCCTGCAGCAAGCGCAGGCCCAGCTCCTGGCCGCCGCCGTGCAGCAGTCcagtgccgccgccgccgccgctgccgcctcctccacctcctcctcctcctcttcctcctcctcctctgcctcctcctcgacctcacagcccccagcctcctCGGGGGGAGGCGACCTGCCACCACCACAGCCTGCCAGCCAACCCCCCGGGACCCCACAGCTCACCCTGTCCCAGCCCATCCAGCTCACAGCACAG GACATACAGCAGCTCCTCCAGCTCCAGCAGCTGGTGCTTGTGCCGGGTCACCACCTTCAGCCACCTGCTCAGTTCCTGCTGCCACAGGCCCAGCAGAGTCAGCCAG GCCTGCTACCGACGCCAAATCTATTCCAGCTACCTCAGCAAACCCAGGGAGCTCTTCTGACCTCCCAGCCCCGGGCAGGGCTGCCCACACAG GCCGTGACCCGCCCCACGCTGCCCGACCCGCACCTCTCGCACCCGCAGCCCCCCAAATGCTTGGAGCCACCATCCCACCCCGAGGAGCCCAGTGACCTGGAGGAGCTGGAGCAGTTCGCCCGCACCTTCAAGCAACGCCGCATCAAGTTGGGCTTCACGCAG GGTGACGTGGGCCTGGCCATGGGCAAGCTCTATGGCAATGACTTCAGCCAGACGACCATCTCTCGCTTCGAGGCCCTCAACCTGAGCTTCAAGAACATGTGCAAACTCAAGCCCCTCCTGGAGAAGTGGCTCAACGACGCAG AGACTATGTCTGTGGACTCAAGCCTGCCCAGTCCCAACCAGCTGAGCAGCCCCAGCCTGGGTTTCGACGGGCTCCCCGGCCGGAGACGCAAGAAGAGGACCAGCATCGAGACAAACGTCCGCTTCGCCTTAGAGAAGAGTTTTCTAGCG AACCAGAAGCCTACCTCAGAGGAGATCCTGCTGATCGCAGAGCAGCTGCACATGGAGAAGGAAGTGATCCGCGTCTGGTTCTGCAACCGGCGCCAAAAGGAGAAACGTATCAACCCCTGCAGCGCAGCCCCCATGCTGCCCAGCCCGGGCAAGCCGGCCAGCTACAGCCCCCATCTG
- the POU2F2 gene encoding POU domain, class 2, transcription factor 2 isoform X18, whose protein sequence is MTQLFPQPCGAGSMVHSSMGAPEIRMSKPLEAEKQGLDSPSEHTDTERNGPDTNHQNPQNKTSPFSVSPTGPSTKIKAEDPTGDSAPAAPPPPQPAQPHLPQAQLMLTGSQLAGDIQQLLQLQQLVLVPGHHLQPPAQFLLPQAQQSQPGLLPTPNLFQLPQQTQGALLTSQPRAGLPTQPPKCLEPPSHPEEPSDLEELEQFARTFKQRRIKLGFTQGDVGLAMGKLYGNDFSQTTISRFEALNLSFKNMCKLKPLLEKWLNDAETMSVDSSLPSPNQLSSPSLGFDGLPGRRRKKRTSIETNVRFALEKSFLANQKPTSEEILLIAEQLHMEKEVIRVWFCNRRQKEKRINPCSAAPMLPSPGKPASYSPHLVTPQGGAGTLPLSQGSSSLSTTAQIPALKAATRLSACRA, encoded by the exons ATGACACAGTTGTTCCCCCAGCCCTGCGGGGCGGGCAGCATGGTTCACTCCAGCATGGGGGCTCCAG AAATAAGAATGTCTAAGCCCCTGGAGGCCGAGAAGCAAGGTCTGGACTCCCCGTCAGAGCACACAG aCACTGAAAGAAATGGACCAGACACTAACCATCAG AACCCCCAGAATAAGACCTCCCCTTTCTCCGTGTCCCCGACTGGCCCCAGCACCAAG atcAAGGCTGAAGACCCCACTGGTGACTCAGCCCCAGCAGCACCCCCGCCCCCCCAGCCAGCTCAACCACATCTGCCCCAGGCCCAACTCATGTTGACGGGCAGCCAGCTAGCCGGG GACATACAGCAGCTCCTCCAGCTCCAGCAGCTGGTGCTTGTGCCGGGTCACCACCTTCAGCCACCTGCTCAGTTCCTGCTGCCACAGGCCCAGCAGAGTCAGCCAG GCCTGCTACCGACGCCAAATCTATTCCAGCTACCTCAGCAAACCCAGGGAGCTCTTCTGACCTCCCAGCCCCGGGCAGGGCTGCCCACACAG CCCCCCAAATGCTTGGAGCCACCATCCCACCCCGAGGAGCCCAGTGACCTGGAGGAGCTGGAGCAGTTCGCCCGCACCTTCAAGCAACGCCGCATCAAGTTGGGCTTCACGCAG GGTGACGTGGGCCTGGCCATGGGCAAGCTCTATGGCAATGACTTCAGCCAGACGACCATCTCTCGCTTCGAGGCCCTCAACCTGAGCTTCAAGAACATGTGCAAACTCAAGCCCCTCCTGGAGAAGTGGCTCAACGACGCAG AGACTATGTCTGTGGACTCAAGCCTGCCCAGTCCCAACCAGCTGAGCAGCCCCAGCCTGGGTTTCGACGGGCTCCCCGGCCGGAGACGCAAGAAGAGGACCAGCATCGAGACAAACGTCCGCTTCGCCTTAGAGAAGAGTTTTCTAGCG AACCAGAAGCCTACCTCAGAGGAGATCCTGCTGATCGCAGAGCAGCTGCACATGGAGAAGGAAGTGATCCGCGTCTGGTTCTGCAACCGGCGCCAAAAGGAGAAACGTATCAACCCCTGCAGCGCAGCCCCCATGCTGCCCAGCCCGGGCAAGCCGGCCAGCTACAGCCCCCATCTG